Sequence from the Thermococcus nautili genome:
GAATCTCCGGAACCGCCCAAGGTTGACACACCCGGCCCCAAAATTTTAAAGGACAGGCTCTGGAGGCTGGTCTACTCCGGCAACGTCGGCGAAATAGTAGAGTACCTGATTCAGCTTGAAGACCTCTCTGACAGAATCCTGACGAGGCTTGAGGGACTCCTCTCGGAGGACGCTAAGGAGGCCCTTTCCCGGGCAAGGGCGCTTGAAAACACGAACCGAGAACTGTTGAGGGAGCTCTACCGCGAGCTCACGGGTGAAGAGCCCCTATAATCCCCTCATCCCTCAGGCGCTCTTCAATCTCCTTGACTTCAGCCGGGCCGAGCTGGAAGACTCTCTTGCCCGAGTGGGGGACGGAGTTCAGCAGGTTTCTCACCTCTTTGAGCTTTCTCTTGTCAACTCCGAGCATGTGGGCCGACTTCTTGAGGGCCGAAGCGACCGTGCTCCTTCTGTGCTGGAAAAGGGCCTTGACGAGGTTTTCGTCGAGCTCTATACGCTCGTCCCTCGGTTTTGGCTCGATTACGACGACGGCCGAATCAACCTTCGGTCTCGGCCAGAAGGCGCCCTTGCCAATCCTCTCGACGAGCTCGACGTTGGCCTTCGCCTGAACCATCAGCGAAAGGCGTGAGTAGTTCTTATCTCCCGGCCTCGCGACCATCCTCTCGGCGAACTCAAGCTGGTAAATCAAAACCGCCCGCTCGAACTCGTGCTTTAGGAGCTTGAATGTCACCGGCGAGGAAATCTGATACGGCAGATTGGAAACCATCTTGTTGAATTCCGGCCACTCGACCTTAACTGCATCCCCCTCGATGAGCTCAACGTTTGGCCAGGCATACTCCTTCCTCAGAATCTCTATTATCCGCCTGTCCTTCTCGATGGCGTAGACTTTTCCCGCCCTCTCGGCGAGCTCCTTTGTGAGAACGCCCAGACCGGGCCCTATTTCGAGAACGACATCGCGTTCGCTCAGCTCTGCCCTCTCGACGTTCCTCTCGATGATGTCGGGCACTATCAGAAAGTTCTGGCCGAGGTCGCGGTTGGGTCTGAGGTTGTACTTGTAAATAAGGGAGAAGAGCTCGTCCCTCATCCCCTGAAAATCCTCCTGTGGCCGACGAAGAGCTTGTAGCGGTCCTTGTCCTGGAGCTCATCAACGATTCTCTTGGCTATCATCTTGACCGGGTCGGGGAGGCCCTTAACGCGCTTTCTCAGGTCCTCAAAGCTCTTGAAGGGCTCCCTCTGCCTCTCTTCAATGATTTCCCACATGTGCTTCTTTCCTATGCCCGGCAGGAGCTCGAGGCTGTGGAGCCTGTTGGTTATCGGAGGGGCAACGTTGAAGAACTGGATGAAGCGTTCTTCATTGTTCTTAACAATCTCCTCTACGACGTAGGGGAGTTCCGCTTTGGCCGTGTCGGTCAGGTCGTTGTAGGTTATCTTCTTGTTGATGAGGAGGATTTTATCACGGTTCCCCTTGCCGATGAAAACCCTCTCGTAGAGCATTAGGTCCTCTTTGGGCGTTACCTCAAGGAGCGTGAAGGCCTTCTCACCGAGCACCTGGGCAACTGGCTTCCCGCTTCGCCTGCCGGTCGAGATATCGAGGTAACCCTCGGGAAGGTAGTCGAGCACGTAAGCGTACTCCTCATATTCAAGGTTTCGCCTCTTCTTCTCGAGGCTTTCACGGTAAGAATGTCTCCTGTACCTGTCCATTCTCTCTCCCCCAGAACTTATTTTGGCCCGGAGTTTTTATACTTTCCTCACGCTAAGAAAAGGAGAAAATCAGTCGAGGGGCCGGTACTCATCAACGAGCTTGACTATCTCCTCGGCCTCCTCGGGCGAGGGCATGTAGTCCTCCTTCGCGAAGATGACCCTGATGTCGAGGTAGTCCTCGGGGAGGATGTCCACTATCTTCGAGGCTATTCTGTCGTCAATCCAGTCAAAGAGCTCCATGAGCTTCTCTTTGAGCTCCTTCGCCTTCTCTGGGCTGAGCTTGGCGAACTTCTCGGCATGCTCAAGGCTAACCCTTGCCTCGTAGAACATCGGCTCCTCGGGATTCTCCTCCATGCCCTCTTCTTTCCTGCGCTCGAGGAGCTCCCTGGTCTCGGCTATCGTGAGGTAGCGCTCCCCGAGCTTTTTACGACCTATCATGCTCATCCCTTCTGTGGCCTGAGGTGAACCGGGTGTATGAAGAAGGTCTTAACCTTACCCCCGTCCCTTATCTGGACGATGTAAGCATCGCCGCGCTTGCCGACGACGGTTCCGGTCCTTCCGTGGAACCTCGGGTCGGGCATGCCCTTGTGGTAGCTCGGCTCTATGACGATGTGAACCCTCTGCCCGACCTCAAACTCCTGAAGGAACCTGGTGAGCGGGGGAAGACCCCTCTTTCTCGGCTTCTTGCTGAGCTTACCCCTGGTCTTCCTCCTAAAGCTGTGCGCCTTCTGAACCATTTCCACCACCTCTCAACTTTTACGGGCCCCAACGGGCAAACTCGGATTTACGACACGGGATTTTTCAAGGGGGAACGCTTTTCGCTCCGTTTAGACTTAGGACTAACCCCCTGGGAATCACTAAAACCTACAAGGGCCCCTTTATAAATCTTTCACTCAAAAGGTGGAAAAAGGAAAGTCATCCGCGCCTCCGCAGTGCAACGAGAAGCGAAAGTAGAAGGATGATTCCCGGCCCGCAGATGCTCCCTTCGGAGGATTCCTCTGTTGTGAATACCTTGACAGGAACTCC
This genomic interval carries:
- the rsmA gene encoding 16S rRNA (adenine(1518)-N(6)/adenine(1519)-N(6))-dimethyltransferase RsmA; protein product: MRDELFSLIYKYNLRPNRDLGQNFLIVPDIIERNVERAELSERDVVLEIGPGLGVLTKELAERAGKVYAIEKDRRIIEILRKEYAWPNVELIEGDAVKVEWPEFNKMVSNLPYQISSPVTFKLLKHEFERAVLIYQLEFAERMVARPGDKNYSRLSLMVQAKANVELVERIGKGAFWPRPKVDSAVVVIEPKPRDERIELDENLVKALFQHRRSTVASALKKSAHMLGVDKRKLKEVRNLLNSVPHSGKRVFQLGPAEVKEIEERLRDEGIIGALHP
- a CDS encoding ferritin family protein, whose product is MGVIMEGGAVPDWVDEVLKELSRLGPKEILSHIIAQELKRAELYYELYEMSGEVTWDQRVPRLFKHLYENSLKRAEGYVNLFRELFPGESPEPPKVDTPGPKILKDRLWRLVYSGNVGEIVEYLIQLEDLSDRILTRLEGLLSEDAKEALSRARALENTNRELLRELYRELTGEEPL
- a CDS encoding RNA polymerase Rpb4 family protein; translated protein: MIGRKKLGERYLTIAETRELLERRKEEGMEENPEEPMFYEARVSLEHAEKFAKLSPEKAKELKEKLMELFDWIDDRIASKIVDILPEDYLDIRVIFAKEDYMPSPEEAEEIVKLVDEYRPLD
- a CDS encoding 50S ribosomal protein L21e, which translates into the protein MVQKAHSFRRKTRGKLSKKPRKRGLPPLTRFLQEFEVGQRVHIVIEPSYHKGMPDPRFHGRTGTVVGKRGDAYIVQIRDGGKVKTFFIHPVHLRPQKG
- a CDS encoding DUF655 domain-containing protein, translated to MDRYRRHSYRESLEKKRRNLEYEEYAYVLDYLPEGYLDISTGRRSGKPVAQVLGEKAFTLLEVTPKEDLMLYERVFIGKGNRDKILLINKKITYNDLTDTAKAELPYVVEEIVKNNEERFIQFFNVAPPITNRLHSLELLPGIGKKHMWEIIEERQREPFKSFEDLRKRVKGLPDPVKMIAKRIVDELQDKDRYKLFVGHRRIFRG